CTCCTACGCGTGAGTGCGTGAGGTGTGGATCCACCTTTACAGTAAGATCAGTACTACAGTCATAGATATACATACTTATGCGCAGACTGATTCTTACCTAAACTCgcgaaataaaaagtttaaaagacCAATGTGCGGCCGAATAAACGCTCCCACCATCGCCTCTTACTTCGTACAAATAGATGGATAAATCTTAACAAGGAACTAATAAATGTAATACACTCGCGTTTCTTATTTCATAGTTATTGTTTGTGTAACTTTTTACTCAGCCTCAGATGCTTTGTATCAGCTGGTATAATACATTTCTTATACAGGGCTGTCTCATTTTTCTATGGGATTAATGACTGATCTGGCTAAGCATGAATTAGTTGTATAATTCATCTCTTTCATTCAAGCTGTATTCAGAAACGCATCTTAAAGTTACACTTCTTATTCGCTTCTCCATATAAACGTAACAATGTGAATGCCGTAGTCCAATTAACGCGATAAGTTGCGGCTATACCTACGGTTAATGTccattatcgcgataatcaatgGCGTATCGGCGTTAGTGTAGCCCGACTATTACGTTGATTAAGTACGATTCACATCAAACGCGCTGCATCAAATCACGTTTCAGTGCATTTTACTTACGGTAAAGGAAATTCAGACAACTcggtaaaattatatttattttgaaaatgatgacCCTTGAAAGATTTTAGGGCTTTAGGCAACTTTATGCGATACTTAATGACttgtttttttggaaatattgaTAAGTTTTGCAAAATAATAACGTAAACGTAATACCTAGCGTTTTTTTAAGTAGTTAAAATATCGCGCATATAGTtttttagtatatttcaaaTAGTATATTTTAAATACGTGTTAAAAAATCgtacattttttttgaaaattcgttaCATTGTCCCACAGATAAATAAAACATCCTGTATAATTACATAACATGACTTGATATAACAAAGAATATCGTCTCCATACTTCCATGAAATACACCAATGTTTACTTTTTGTTATAACCTATTAGTTACACATCACTGgataaaaaatttataccaATTTCGATACACGATCTCCTGAACGCTCGAAATTAAtcatcaatctatctgtaatctgtaacaaggttatttttttattgcaggatatgacgcttgacgacaatcatgcttttaggaaagcaatgatgaatgttggagcacgcttgcctagaagattgCATTATATTCACACGCGGCAccgacgccggaagggcgttccaaacCTTAGCGAAACTCAAAAGATATTCGAACATACTCAGCAACattattatttgtcaaaaatcgTGTGTTTTTGACAAATATTAACATTGcgtagggccgatttttcaatcgtcaaatactTTTATCTAAGGGATAATTTTGAGGTTTTAACAGTTATTGTATGGGAAATCTGTCAACACCTCAAATTAATTCATGAGTTAAAGTTTATCCAGCAATCAAAAAATCAGCTCTTATCGACAAACTTCATATAGATTGATTGATATTAATTACGATCTATAgtctttatataaattaattagaatATGACGGCCTGGCTGCTATCACCTACTTGGCCATAATTCGAAATTTTAATGCACATATAGTTAAGAGCTAATTATTGCAGCATCATGCAATAAGGCCACATAAACTATGCCATCcggaaataaattagttattgctaaatataataataattagctacACACAGTTCATATCaagtagtaaataatttttgtcACTCTAGCATTATTTATGGTCATCCCAGTAGCCAGCTTTGGTCAGCTTAACAATTTGCAGTCACTTCTTAACTCATAATTGAATTGCTCATAACTTATGCGTTCACGCATCATTCATCTGATTGAGTTTATGCATTGAACAGTTGTTGTTGTCACTTACGAGAAGGTTACTGACACAGTATCGTCAAAGGCGCGCAAGTTAAATTGCAATGCATGCCAGGCTTCGGCTAGTTTTATAACCTTAGCTCATTGAGTCTGCTTTAAAAAGCATAAAGATTATTTTGGTCAGAGTGACAATTactattgtttaattttatttttaccccaTTGATTACAATATAGCTTCAATGCAATTAAGATCTAAAGAATCTTATGACTAGAATCTATTCTAATCAAAGACCGACAACAAGCTCTAACAAAAGAGCTGTTACATCAAGGCCAatctaaaagtaaagaaaattcATCGAcaaatagtatttttataaataacagtAGTGTATCCACCATTTCCAGGCAAGTCTTTGCACTGTGCTTATGTCAATTTTATATCCATCATCACAATTTCAAAAATCTCAGTAGGTGTTAAACATTTTGATTtatgtctctatcatttgtatggaattacgtgaCAGAGATAGCGCTTTACTCTTTCAGTGGATAGAATAAAGAATGCGACGCTATTACGTCTTGACGCGCACAAGTACACTTTCGGTTCTTCTTATTTAGTTTAATGGCATTTAGTAGTGCCACGCAATACACTTCGCCAATGTCACTTTCGGTTTTTGTAGGATTTAATGTCAAAACGTCACAGAATACGCACTCGTCACATAGTTTGTCACTTCACTAGTCACTTAGCACCACCGGCGTTTCTTGGACGTCCAGTCGCCCTGGGCCTCGGTCTACTTGTCCGCGGCCTGTATGTGGTCGGGGCGCTCGTTGCGCGCGTACCGCGCCCACATCTTGTTGTACAGCATTTCCAAGCCGGTGGCGTACGCCTTGCAGTCGAATAGGGGACTCTCCATGCGAGCCGTCCATACTTTCGCGCGGATCGCTTTGAGACTGTAATGGGAAAATTTCATATTTGAGTAGACCTTGACGACTGACCTTACATGATGAGTTCCAACGAGTCACAACCAATCATGTAACAGTGCGAGTGGTTGAGAATCCATCAAAATTTTTCTCTCATTGAGACTTTGAAAAGCCAAAATGTCAACATTGAAAAGAAAACAGATTATGTTTGAAATATTAAGGGGCTGTTTCACAaccatcaaataaaaattatctaaTGAAGTTAATTAATAACAGTTATACTACAACTTGAGAATATCAAATACTTACTATTCCCTATCGGTTCCTAATCTTACAGCTATGTCTTGATATTCCTGCCTCGTCCTTGCAATGAGTTCAGGACACCCAAGAGTGTTCAGTTGGGATGCAGCCACACTAGAATTATACAAAACACAATAGTAATTTCAAACAAATACTTTTATATAGAATAGAATGGCCAATCTAGTGTGTAGGCCGGGTCCACTTGGCCACGTGATCCGAGAAATAATAACTACCTACGGCGGTGGCGCCTCCTTCGCACTCTACAGGAGTGTGATTCttataaaactattattttttataagtgACTGAGTGAGAGAACGAGCGAGTGTATATGGTAGTAGGGGAAGGGTAAAAGCAGTGAGGGGGAGAGGGGAGAGGAAGTGAGGGAATGAAGGATAGAATAAGCAAGGGGGAGAGGCAGGTGAGCGGGCGGAGGGATGGAAAGGAGAGTGAGAAGAGGAAGGGGGATCAGAGGGGCATGTTAGAGAGTAAGAGGAGGTGGTTAACGTTATTGTAGAGAGAGAAGTATTCTGTGGCAGTACATAGAGATAGCATATACATATAACATAGAGTTAGATAAACATACCGTGAGGCCAAAGTCTCTCCGGGCAAAGTGACGACCGGTGTGCCAGTCCACAGTATGTCCATACTGGTGGTGTGGCCGTTGCACAGAGGTGTGTCCAGACACACGTCGGCCAGTTGACCACGCCTTACGTGCTCCTCCTTCGCTGCCACGTTGGAGAAGATTATACGGCCGGGGGGTAAGCCTGTGGAATATAACAGTTATTATTTGACTGCAAATGTTTGATCAAATATGTGGCTAATGTGCATGTTTGTGCCaactatacaaataaataaaaaatgcgatacttattataataaactagatgacgcccacgacatcatccgtgtggatttaggttttttgaaaaacccgtcggaactctttgtttttccgggataaaaagtagcctatatgttaattcagggtatactctatctccattccaaatttcagcctaatccggtactttttgcgtgaaagagtaacaaacacacacacacgcatacatacaaactttcgccttttataatattagtgtgatatcaaaATATCCAATACTTGGCAGATTATATTAGATATACACAAATCTGTCCTATTTTAACCCTATCTTTAGTATAAGAAAAGTCAATATTAATACAGATCTCTATCAGAAAGCGTTGAACTCACCCAACTGTTGTGCAGTTGCTTGCAAATTAGGTTCACCAACAGCAGGGAACCTCAACAGCCACAACACACTATTAGGCACATGCTTCAGGATATACACCCACATGTGAAGAGTCAACGGATCAATCTTATACAGCTGGTTAAAGTTGCAATACACCACAGCGTCGTCGGGTAAGCCGTACTGCTGGCGGGTGGTTATAACGATAGACTGTGGGACCTCTTCTCCTGTGGCCGCTTTGTTGTTAGTCTGTGTTGTTGCTAGACCGTTTTGCAGAATTACTCCATTTACTGTTGTCTGGAACGAAAATTCTTGGTTAGTGTTAGgtctttttttattctatttttgaaaCTCTATGAATTTATGTAAAAGGCTATGGACACGAGAAAAACACTTGAGAGTAACTTGGATCTATTTTTGGACGGAAGTAAAGCGAATGTCGGAATCAGACCAGTGTATAGTGCAGTGTATATAGATGGCAACTGTCCAGAGAAAAATGGACCTGAAGACCTTtgattaaagtcaaaaattcagtaccacccattttaatttcacaagATTTCTACTAAAGCACTGTAGATGTATGGACAAACTTGGCTTTTAAACCAGCTGTTAAGATCCTTTAGGTGCTTAATGGATTTACGTTGAACAGACTAGGCAAACCTAATCTTTTGGTTACAGTATAATCAGATAAAAGCTCTGAAAACTTAAGACGTACGGACAACTATTGAGACAGTTCCtaaatctattctatttctaAAAGATGGGTATTCATTGCATGTTTTAAGCAATAGCCACAGGCATTAGTTTAAATACTAGACTGATATTTACCTGTACTTGTCCCGATGCAATCATAGTCTCGATAGGCGTAGTAGTGGGCAGCTCTGCGACCTTCAACGAAATCTCTACCGGCCGCGCCGCACGCACTATTTCCTTTATCTCCTTTATATCCGTGTGCTCCACTAGAGGTGACAAATCCGTCGCATTGATGACCGCTACATTATCGGCCAAACCGCCCAAACTGTTGTGCGACTTTATCTTATCGCTCAGTATCAACCTCTCTTGCAAATGCGGGAACATTTGCCTGTGATCCCCAACGAAGTACGTATGAGGCATGTACGCGAGTTTTTCGCTGTACTGACTGGCCAATTCGACAGGTGACGTCACAGCATCAGTCACCAAATAGTCCATGTAACTCGCCCCGCTCGTCCCGGGGTAACCCAACCACATAACTTGAACAGGAGCCGGTCTTAACGCAAATATCTCGTTCCTCGCACCTTTAGTGTACCCATTcatgtttactaagatattaatCCCGTCTGCGTGAATTTTATCAGCAGCCTTTCCATTGCAAGGCACTTGAGATAAGTCAATAAAATGCTCGGCTTCCCTTGCGATTTTGGACCGGAATGTTGTGCCGTCATCGGGACTCAAGGCGTAgcagaaaatttcaactttagtACGATCGTGTAATCCTGGCACAGATTGCATTAAATGAGACGTCGGATGGTTCCCGAAATCGCTGCTTACGTATCCGACTCGCAAACGGCCTTGTAAATCTCTCGGGAATTTATATAACGGCTTGTGAAGGACTTGCACCTTTTCCAAGCAAAGGTTAGCATGTCGGGCGGCGATAGCCTTTCTAAACTCATGCGTGAGTGGATACAGCATGGAATGGTGAGGATGAACCGATGGTAATCTGTTTTTATCCAATTGTTCAGCCACAATGCTGACCAATTTCTTCATTCGCGCCTCGTAATCGGTCCAATCACAGACAATCTGAAGGCAATGAGCCAAGTTGCAGTACGCATCGGGGAAGTCTGGTTTAAGCTTCAACGCTGTTCTATATGACTGAATCGCTTCTGGGATGTTTCCAGAATCTTTGTGGATGCTTGCGAGGTTGCTATGTGCATCAGCAAAGGCTGGGTTGATTTGGATTGCTCTTGTATAACACTGCAAGGCACCGGCCACATCTTGCATTTCTTTGAGCGTATTACCCATGTTACTGTATGCATCGGCGAAAGTTGGCTGAATACGTATCGCCTCTTTGTAATGCATGAGTGCCTCGTTTAGTTTTCCTTGCTGCTGTAAAACTGAAGCCAAATTGCTATGTGCTGCCGCGAACTCTGGGAATACTTCTAATGCTTTCAAGTAAAGACGGGTAGCCTCTTCTATGTATCCTTGCTCACGTTTTATATTCGCGAGATTGTTTAAAGAATCGGCGTGCGATGGGCACAGTCTTAGTGCAGTGTTGTAACATTCCTCAGCATCAGACACTTGACCCTTTTCTTTGAGTGCATTAGCTAAGTTGCAGTACGCGTCTGGGAAATTGGGTTGGAGCTCGATCGCTCGTCTGTATGTGTCAATAGCCAGATCAATGAGTCCTTGCTCGTAATATACGCAAGCCAAGTTGCCGTGAACGACCGCATTATTGGGCGACAAGTTCAAAGCGCGTAAGTAAGCTGCTACTGCCCTATAACAATTAAATACACGTTTGTATTAAAAGTCATTTGTTTAAGCAAATAACGCCAGTCGAATTTCAAATACCATACCTGTCGAAAATTCTAGCCTCCTTCAGCACATTTCCAAGATTGATGTAGGCATCCAAGAAATTGGGATCCAAGGCCACGGCCTTTTCAAAATGGTGAATGGCCAACCAGATTTCACTCTGAGCGTTAAAAACGCATCCTAAGTTACTCCATGCCACTGCAAAGTCAGGCCTCGTTTCGATGGCCTTCAAGTAACAAGCCTACACACACGGAAAAAGCAAATGTTAAAGGTCGATTTAAAACGTATTTGCACCGTGATGATGTACTGAGATGTCTTTTACGCCAAAGCTCTGTAATTACACCATAGCATCGAGTGGTACTGGGTGTTCGAGAACAAATTGTAGATCACCGAATACCAAACGACATTTGCAAAGTAAGTTACGCCAAGTGCACCCTACGATAACGAGACTACGCCGAACGCAAGACATCAGTAGGAAATGCAAACGATTCATTCTGCTGAGGTAAACACTGTACAGTTTAAAAGATATACGAGTATTACTTGAAAGGATAGACTCAAAGATGTTCTGCTCGATATCGGTATTGGGAAACGCTTCCACTTCCTAGCCGATGGAGGATGGTCACGACAATGACATGTCAAAGAGCACGCGTGGTGTCCGTAAAACCTGTTCGTAAATCTTGCAAACCTTAACTATACACTTTACCTGCAGCAGATAGAACGGAGTCACCGCGGCGGCATAGCGAGTGCGGTACCAACCATAACCCAAGATCACCACCGGTCACACCTACTGTCTTACCAGACAACACCTTGTGAAAATATAACAGAATTAGTCGATTTTGAGTCAAACTAGTTCAGCCGACTGTCGTCTTACTTTTTTTTCGAGCAATGCAAGAGTAACTTTTGCCTTTGCATCAATTTCGACACCCACATCATAAATTATCTATGAGTATCTAGGCTTTATGTGTCAGGTTTCATGTTACAAAACGTGACACTGGAGTTACGTTAATCTGTCAAGTATGAAGAAATGATCAAATATCAACATTTGTCAGTCCATACTGTCCAAATGACAGAATTATGTGGACGAAAGCCTCAAAAGTCTTTCGATTGTCAATTTTGCAAAGTGCGATCTGTACATATCAGTAGACTTGATAAGAGTGACAAAACAGGTATGCTGACAAAAGTCACCCATGCACCATAGCCCTAATTATATTGCAAATCATATGTTTTATGACTCGAGGATCATTTGTCAGCTCACGCTGTCTTTAAGCGTGTTAAGGTTAATGCGATGACAAAATCATATCTTTCAAATAAACATAACTCACTACATCATACCACTAATGAGGTAAACTCTACTCCACTGATCCTCGTACAATATAATTACAAATCACTACAAGCGTAAAGTAACAAACTAATATATTGAAGGAAACAGGataagttttttcaaataaattatattaactcTATAGCTTAGAATACTCCCTGTTTAGACTTTCAAATCTTCCACACAATGTTTTCCATACAAATTAATCGACTTGCtaatttatatcaataaaaactaaaagtgTTGATATCAGGATATCGTTAACAGTGTGTGGAAAATTATTCGAATGTTTACGCAGTTTGCCGTCACAACATATTAAGTATCAGAGGAAACTTTTCGCAATCGTAATATTTTGTGACTTGATTCAATCAACATTGAACGAGTTGGAAAACATAATTTATCGCGCAAACAGTTCAGTTTCCATCTTGTTCTCACGTCAATTGTAACGGCTAAAACAAACTTTAAAAACTTTTGTACAAGGAACAATTTGAGGTCCAATTTTGTTCGAAGCCTTTACAACTGACGCCGAATTACGCATCGGGCTTTCAACAGATCTACGCATTAGCAGTGTACGCTGACGAAACAGAGAGTACTCTAATTTAATACAAGTCAAAGGCAACAATAAGAAAGTCCTGTTAACTTCAGAGCAAACCAGAAAGCGGAGAGCAT
The window above is part of the Maniola jurtina chromosome 12, ilManJurt1.1, whole genome shotgun sequence genome. Proteins encoded here:
- the LOC123870088 gene encoding UDP-N-acetylglucosamine--peptide N-acetylglucosaminyltransferase 110 kDa subunit — its product is MITKMQPQANVAVPVPQSVTTQPQQIVGVTANAVILKMSEIQQLSTVGLLELAHREYQAGDYDSAELHCMQLWRQDGTNTGVLLLLSSIHFQCRRLDKSAHFSTLAIKQNPLLAEAYSNLGNVYKERGQLQEALENYRHAVRLKPDFIDGYINLAAALVAAGDMEQAVQAYVTALQYNPDLYCVRSDLGNLLKALGRLDEAKACYLKAIETRPDFAVAWSNLGCVFNAQSEIWLAIHHFEKAVALDPNFLDAYINLGNVLKEARIFDRAVAAYLRALNLSPNNAVVHGNLACVYYEQGLIDLAIDTYRRAIELQPNFPDAYCNLANALKEKGQVSDAEECYNTALRLCPSHADSLNNLANIKREQGYIEEATRLYLKALEVFPEFAAAHSNLASVLQQQGKLNEALMHYKEAIRIQPTFADAYSNMGNTLKEMQDVAGALQCYTRAIQINPAFADAHSNLASIHKDSGNIPEAIQSYRTALKLKPDFPDAYCNLAHCLQIVCDWTDYEARMKKLVSIVAEQLDKNRLPSVHPHHSMLYPLTHEFRKAIAARHANLCLEKVQVLHKPLYKFPRDLQGRLRVGYVSSDFGNHPTSHLMQSVPGLHDRTKVEIFCYALSPDDGTTFRSKIAREAEHFIDLSQVPCNGKAADKIHADGINILVNMNGYTKGARNEIFALRPAPVQVMWLGYPGTSGASYMDYLVTDAVTSPVELASQYSEKLAYMPHTYFVGDHRQMFPHLQERLILSDKIKSHNSLGGLADNVAVINATDLSPLVEHTDIKEIKEIVRAARPVEISLKVAELPTTTPIETMIASGQVQTTVNGVILQNGLATTQTNNKAATGEEVPQSIVITTRQQYGLPDDAVVYCNFNQLYKIDPLTLHMWVYILKHVPNSVLWLLRFPAVGEPNLQATAQQLGLPPGRIIFSNVAAKEEHVRRGQLADVCLDTPLCNGHTTSMDILWTGTPVVTLPGETLASRVAASQLNTLGCPELIARTRQEYQDIAVRLGTDREYLKAIRAKVWTARMESPLFDCKAYATGLEMLYNKMWARYARNERPDHIQAADK